One window of the Colletotrichum lupini chromosome 9, complete sequence genome contains the following:
- a CDS encoding mitochondrial dicarboxylate transporter, producing the protein MAGGSKQKEPFWLGGAAASMAVCFTHPLDQTKYRMQVLKSRESMFRAMYRFAARDGFFSLWSGLSASIFRQTTYSTARFGLYNYFAQKARQGTGQEKLTTAMTISCAGADSHRCQVVLVRMCADGAKNVGERFAYSNAVEGLYRIGREEGVGAFTRGISANVVRSILMNVGQIATYSTAKRILLQKTEMKDDIKTHAVASLFAGTAATTICAPADVLKSRIQSAAASGPGANSLLRIVQTGLREEGAIFLMKGWTPAWLRLTPNTVLTFVFMEQLRKLTQWQFAAPVETMKA; encoded by the exons ATGGCCGGCGGCAGCAAGCAGAAGGAGCCTTTCTGGCTTGG AGGTGCTGCAGCATCTATGGCAGTCTGCTTCA CACATCCCTTGGATCAAACTAAGTA TCGAATGCAGGTACTCAAGTCAAGGGAGTCAATGTTTCGAGCAATGTACCGTTTCGCAGCCAGGGATG GGTTCTTTTCCTTGTGGTCTGGGCTGTCAGCATCCATCTTTCGACAAACCACTTATTCGACCGCTCGGTTCGGACTATACAACTACTTTGCGCAAAAAGCGAGACAAGGGACGGGCCAAGAGAAGTTGACAACAGCGATGACGATATCTTGTGCCGG CGCAGACTCTCACAGGTGTCAGGTTGTCCTCGTCCGCATGTGCGCCGATGGAGCCAAGAATGTCGGCGAACGATTCGCTTACTCGAACGCTGTCGAAGGGCTATACAGGATAGGTCGCGAAGAGGGTGTGGGAGCATTCACAAGAGGCATATCTGCCAATGTGGTGCGCAGTATACTCATGA ATGTGGGACAAATCGCCAC ATACTCAACAGCGAAACGCATCCTTCTGCAAAAGACTGAAATGAAGGATGATATAAAAACACACGCCGTGGCATCCCTCTTTGCTGGAACTGCGGCGACAACGATTTGCGCGCCAGCTGATGTCCTCAAGAGCAGAATTCAAAGTGCTGCTGCGAGCGGCCCAGGGGCAAAC TCTTTGCTTCGTATTGTACAGACGGGTCTGAGGGAAGAAGGAGCAATTTTCTTGATGAAGGGATGGACCCCGGCGTGGTTGAGATTGAC GCCGAATACTGTCCTGACTTTTGTGTTCATGGAACAGCTGCGGAAACTGACGCAGTGGCAGTTCGCCGCCCCGGTCGAAACCATGAAGGCATGA
- a CDS encoding coenzyme A transferase has translation MSSITRQLRPRVLVRASFRAVPAVCAQAQRFPRAKVLGVATCRGITTTPIRRSQKAPATKRGGSKLYASADEAVADIKSGSTILSSGFGLCGVADTIIAALNRRGPENLHSLTAVSNNAGQEGKGGLAVLTKAGQVNRLILSFLGNNKALEKKYLTGEIGIELCPQGTLAERIRAGGAGIPAFFTPTGAHSLVQSGDIPVKLDASGAVKERGRTRETREFNGKTYLMETALTGDVAILRAWKVDTAGNCVFRYTTKAFGPIMAKAATVTIVEAENIVEAGAIDPNDVDLPGIFVDRIVPSTAEKNIEILKTRAEDGEGEDLNAPKNDAQARRNRIARRAAKELQEGFYVNLGVGIPTLAPSFLPAERNVWIQSENGILGMGPYPTKDQVDADIVNAGKETVTLVPGASTFDSAESFGMIRGGHVDVSILGALQVSATGDLANYMIPGKVFKGMGGAMDLVSNPDNTKIVVATEHVAKDGSSKIVQDCSLPLTGARVVSTIITDLCVFEVDRKNGGLTLTEVAPGVNVEEVKSKTDATFEVAQDLKTME, from the exons ATGTCTTCCATTACTCGCCAGTTGCGCCCGCGGGTGCTGGTCCGCGCATCCTTCAGAGCTGTGCCCGCAGTGTGTGCGCAAGCACAGCGTTTCCCCCGCGCAAAGGTCCTTGGTGTTGCGACATGCCGTGGCATAACGACGACACCAATCCGCAGATCACAGAAGGCACCTGCTACGAAGAGAGGTGGCTCGAAGCTGTATGCATCTGCCGATGAGGCTGTCGCGGACATCAAGAGCGGATCAACTATTCTGAGTTCGGGTTTCGGGCTCTGTGGTGTTGCAG ACACAATCATCGCTGCACTAAACCGTAGGGGGCCCGAGAACCTGCACTCGCTTACAGCTGTCTCAAACAATGCCGGCCAAGAAGGCAAGGGTGGTCTGGCCGTCCTCACCAAGGCTGGCCAGGTGAACCGCCTGATCTTGTCATTCCTCGGAAACAACAAGGCATTGGAGAAGAAGTATCTCACTGGAGAGATCGGCATCGAGCTGTGCCCTCAGGGAACGCTCGCCGAGAGGATCCGTGCCGGTGGCGCTGGAATTCCCGCCTTCTTTACGCCCACTGGAGCTC ACTCTCTGGTTCAGAGTGGTGACATTCCTGTCAAACTCGATGCTTCTGGCGCCGTGAAGGAGCGCGGACGCACCAGAGAGACGAGAGAATTCAACGGCAAGACGTATCTCATGGAGACTGCACTTACGGGAGATGTGGCCATCTTGAGAGCATGGAAAGTGGACACAGCAGGAAACTGCGTGTTCAG ATACACAACCAAAGCATTTGGACCCATTATGGCCAAGGCCGCAACAGTCACCATCGTGGAAGCGGAGAATATTGTCGAGGCGGGCGCAATCGACCCCAACGACGTCGATTTGCCCGGAATCTTTGTCGACCGAATCGTGCCTTCGACCGCCGAGAAGAATATTGAGATTCTCAAGACAAGGGCGGAGGATGGTGAAGGCGAAGATCTGAATGCACCCAAGAACGATGCGCAGGCGAGGCGCAATCGCATTGCCAGACGCGCTGCAAAGGAGTTGCAGGAGGGTTTCTACGTCAACCTTGGCGTTG GTATTCCGACTCTGGCTCCCTCATTCCTCCCGGCTGAACGCAATGTGTGGATTCAATCTGAGAACGGAATCTTGGGCATGGGTCCTTACCCTACCAAGGACCAGGTCGACGC CGACATCGTCAATGCTGGCAAGGAGACTGTGACCCTCGTTCCCGGCGCTTCAACATTCGACAGCGCCGAGTCTTTTGGCATGATCCGTGGCGGCCATGTAGATGTCTCTATCCTCGGTGCGCTGCAGGTCAGCGCCACGGGCGACTTGGCCAACTACATGATTCCCGGCAAGGTGTTCAAAGGCATGGGGGGTGCTATGGACTTGGTGTCTAATCCCGACAACACCAAGATCGTTGTCGCGACCGAGCATGTTGCCAAGGACGGCTCTTCCAAGATTGTGCAGGACTGCAGTCTGCCGTTGACTGGCGCTCGTGTTGTCAGCACAATCATTACTGATCTG TGTGTCTTTGAGGTCGATCGCAAGAATGGCGGTCTGACACTAACCGAGGTCGCGCCCGGTGTTAACGTCGAAGAAGTGAAGTCGAAGACGGATGCAACATTTGAGGTCGCACAGGATCTGAAGACGATGGAGTGA
- a CDS encoding nitrogen starvation-induced glutamine rich protein translates to MSANDYYGGGGHNQNQGYGGQQGYNQGGYAPQQPTYAQGQQHHGSGGYPQQSHSPYQQGGGYNAPPQQQHGYGGPQQPTYAQGNQHQQSYGHDNRDSFSHNQQLQHGAPQYGGQSQYGGQPQYGAGPGGPDQDKGLGATLVGGGAAGWAAHKAGGGFIGTVGGAILGAIGANKIEHALEDRNDKKKHKKKHGKKDGHRKRSGSSSSSSSSN, encoded by the exons ATGTCTGCAAACGATTACTACGGAGGCGGCGGCCACAACCAGAACCAGGGATACGGTGGACAGCAAGGATACAACCAGGGCGGCTACGCACCTCAACAGCCCACCTATGCACAG GGCCAGCAACACCACGGCAGCGGCGGCTACCCCCAGCAGTCACATTCTCCGTACCAACAGGGCGGTGGCTACAACGCCCCtccccagcagcagcacggATACGGCGGACCCCAACAACCCACCTACGCCCAGGGCAACCAGCACCAGCAAAGTTACGGCCACGACAACCGAGACAGCTTTTCCCACAACCAGCAACTGCAACATGGCGCACCTCAGTATGGTGGACAGTCCCAATATGGCGGCCAGCCTCAGTATGGTGCTGGTCCCGGCGGTCCCGATCAGGATAAGGGCCTCGGCGCAACATTAGTCGGTGGCGGAGCGGCTGGATGGGCGGCGCACAAGGCCGGCGGCGGTTTCATTGGAACTGTGGGCGGTGCGATTCTTGGCGCTATTGGTGCCAATAAGATAGAGCACGCGTTGGAAGA CCGAAACGACAAGAAGAAGCATAAGAAAAAGCATGGCAAGAAGGACGGGCACCGCAAGCGCAGCGGTAGCAGCAGTTCGAGCTCCAGCAGCAACTAG
- a CDS encoding thiamine pyrophosphokinase gives MPRSNWTSNPTPVFGIVTTGVHLNIYKRDANDSNKLWIFVAKRSGEKRTFSGMYDQCAAGGYQNAGGGFGEANDTTAKECLKREVKEEINGSLRAGWLEEVKEASPIQFAVLRDERWGKDFLGAPELGVKIPFDLEVKEDPIFKPNPDEVDSVEKKSVGEIVKDLLDHKFKPNSALVMIDFLIRHGCLGDISPGDVLDQMNKMLKKHAIVNDLPHWSDVKS, from the coding sequence atgccgcggtcgaattggacttctaatccgacacccGTCTTCGGTATTGTGACTACTGGCGTTCATCTGAACATCTACAAACGTGATGCAAATGATTCAAATAAACTTTGGATATTCGTTGCGAAACGTTCTGGTGAGAAGCGAACCTTTTCTGGCATGTACGATCAGTGCGCTGCTGGGGGCTATCAGAACGCGGGTGGGGGTTTCGGCGAAGCTAACGACACGACTGCGAAAGAATGCCTTAAACGGGAAGTGAAGGAGGAAATAAACGGTAGTCTACGAGCTGGCTGGCTAGAGGAAGTCAAGGAAGCCTCTCCGATTCAGTTTGCTGTTCTGCGGGATGAACGATGGGGCAAAGACTTTCTTGGTGCCCCTGAACTCGGCGTCAAAATTCCATTCGATTTGGAAGTGAAAGAAGACCCGATTTTCAAGCCCAATCCGGACGAAGTCGACTCAGTCGAGAAGAAGTCAGTCGGCGAGATTGTCAAAGATCTTCTCGATCACAAATTCAAGCCTAACTCAGCACTCGTCATGATCGATTTCCTAATCCGACACGGCTGTCTGGGAGATATCTCACCTGGGGACGTTTTGGATCAGATGAATAAAATGCTCAAAAAGCACGCAATTGTCAATGATCTTCCTCACTGGAGTGATGTAAAGAGCTAG
- a CDS encoding major facilitator superfamily transporter: MTSKNFDMDPKVEHDESHLGVEAERQRHLTRTLLFKVDTRVLPLLALLFLCSFLDRTNVGNAKIIGLAEDLGISNNQYNQGLAVFYATYIASELPSNLVLKKVSPRIWLPFLTCAWGIVTMCLGFVRSYGSFVAVRAILGLTEGGLLPGMVLYLSGLYTRGELALRIGIFYTAASLSGAFGGLLARGLSAIGPAAGLEGWRWIFIIEGIITVVCGIIAAIGLPNNLATAKILTDEEREWALLRLQGHAGDRFDSSREREEKFRWSEVGRGVFNLQIWLSATAYFAILSGLYSFGLFLPTIINDMHIASNSNQVQLWSVIPYAVATPVTVLVAFLSDRLRLRGTLMLFVLPISIAGYAAIANVTAPQTRFAMTCLMAIGMYSAVPCVLVWNSNNSAGHYKRATTSALQLAIANCGGFVATFIYPSTDGPLYHKGHTIILGLLCYAWVATLINVLWCAKINRDKAAGKYDQFVGTGDDREPHFKMVL; the protein is encoded by the exons ATGACATCGAAAAACTTCGACATGGATCCTAAGGTTGAGCATGACGAGAGCCACCTGGGGGTTGAAGCGGAACGCCAACGGCATCTCACGAGGACTTTGCTCTTCAAAGTTGACACTAG GGTCCTACCGCTTTTGGCCCTACTGTTTCTCTGTTCCTTTCTTGATCGAACCAACGTCGGCAACGCAAAGATTATTGGCCTAGCCGAGGACCTTGGCATCAGTAACAACCAATACAACCAAGGCTTGGCCGTCTTCTATGCGACATACATCGCGAG CGAACTGCCAAGCAACCTCGTCTTGAAGAAGGTCTCACCGCGGATATGGCTCCCCTTTCTTACCTGTGCTTGGGGTATTGTCA CCATGTGTCTCGGCTTCGTCCGTAGCTACGGCAGCTTCGTCGCAGTCCGAGCAATCCTGGGTCTGACTGAGGGTGGGCTGCTTCCCGGAATGGTGCTGTATCTTTCTGGCTTGTACACCCGCGGAGAACTTGCACTGCGCATTGGTATCTTCTACACGGCTGCATCTCTCTCTGGTGCATTTGGAGGTCTTCTCGCCAGAGGCTTGTCCGCGATTGGTCCTGCGGCTGGCCTTGAAGGTTGGAGATGGATCTTCATCATTGAGGGCATCATT ACGGTCGTCTGTGGAATCATTGCCGCTATTGGCCTGCCAAACAACCTGGCGACGGCGAAGATCCTAACGGATGAAGAGCGAGAGTGGGCGCTGCTCCGGCTCCAAGGTCATGCTGGAGACCGATTTGA CTCTTCACGCGAAAGGGAGGAGAAGTTTCGATGGTCCGAAGTTGGTCGCGGCGTTTTCAACCTTCAGATCTGGCTCAGCGCAACTGCCTACTTTGCCATTCTGTCTGGTCTATACTCCTTTGGTCTATTC CTCCCGACAATCATCAACGATATGCATATCGCTTCCAACTCAAATCAAGTTCAACTTTGGTCCGTGATCCCGTACGCGGTCGCGACCCCCGTTACAG TCCTCGTTGCCTTCCTATCCGATCGCCTCCGCCTACGTGGCACACTCATGCTCTTCGTCCTGCCCATCTCCATCGCGGGCTACGCAGCCATCGCCAACGTCACGGCGCCACAGACGAGATTTGCAATGACATGCCTTATGGCCATTGGCATGTACAGTGCCGTCCCGTGCGTCTTAGTTTGGAACTCCAACAATTCGGCTGGCCATTACAAGCGCGCGACAACGTCCGCGCTTCAGCTTGCCATCGCCAATTGTGGCGGGTTCGTAGCGA CCTTCATCTACCCTAGCACTGATGGCCCATTGTACCATAAGGGCCACACTATCATTTTGGGACTGCTATGCTACGCATGGGTGGC GACCCTTATAAATGTTCTCTGGTGCGCCAAGATCAACCGCGATAAGGCTGCTGGGAAGTATGACCAGTTCGTTGGCACAGGTGATGATCGGGAACCTCACTTTAAGATGGTGTTGTAG